The following coding sequences lie in one Rutidosis leptorrhynchoides isolate AG116_Rl617_1_P2 chromosome 6, CSIRO_AGI_Rlap_v1, whole genome shotgun sequence genomic window:
- the LOC139854268 gene encoding uncharacterized protein: protein MYRDAVEVICKCQSCQLHAPVSKAPRHPMIPVASPWPFCKWAIDIVGPFPAGPGGVKFLVVAIDYFTKWVEAKPLKTISGKKIRNFVWENIVCQFGIPNEIVSDNVAHPRANGQCEVTNRDIVLGIKARLGLCRRGWIDELPNVLWAHRTTPKGATNETPFSLVYGSEAVIPVKINVPTMLIASFDKSSNSEELRENLKLVEERREMAAIKEAINKQRIASYYNKRVQRLSFQLDDLVWRKNEASRAEDTGKLGPKWEGPYKVIGVSDTGAYRLASLDRRAIKRTWHAQTLKRCYI from the exons ATGTACAGAGATGCTGTAGAGGTAATATGCAAGTGTCAATCGTGTCAACTTCATGCACCGGTAAGCAAGGCTCCGCGACATCCTATGATACCGGTCGCGTCTCCATGGccgttctgcaaatgggcaatcgacatagtgggGCCATTCCCTGCAGGACCAGGGGGTGTAAAATTTCTGGTAGTGGCCATTGATTATTTCACGAAATGGGTAGAGGCCAAACCACTAAAAACAATTTCGGGCAAGAAAATTCGAAATTTTGTGTGGGAAAACATCGTCTGTCAgtttggaataccaaatgaaatagtaagCGACAATG TCGCACACCCTCGGGCGAATGGTCAGTGTGAGGTTACGAATCGGGATATCGTTTTAGGAATCAAAGCAAGGCTGGGATTGTGTCGAAGGGGTTGGATAGACGAACTGCCTAATGTTTTGTGGGCACACCGCACAACTCCAAAGGGCGCAACTaatgaaacaccttttagtttggtctACGGGTCCGAGGCTGTAATACCCGTCAAAATAAATGTGCCAACTATGCTCATAGCTTCCTTCGATAAAAGTAGCAACAGCGAAGAACTACGTGAAAATCTAAAGTTAGTTGAAGAACGCAGAGAAATGGCGGCCATAAAAGAAGCAATCAATAAACAAAGAATTGCAAGCTACTATAATAAGCGCGTACAACGATTATCTTTCCAATTGGATGACTTGGTGTGGCGAAAAAACGAAGCAAGCAGGGCAGAGGATACGGGTAAGCTTGGacctaaatgggaaggaccttacaagGTTATTGGCGTAAGTGATACAGGGGCGTATCGTCTAGCAAGTTTGGATAGAAGAGCAATAAAGCGCACCTGGCATGCGCAGACACTGAAACGGTGCTACATATGA